In Acholeplasma equirhinis, the following proteins share a genomic window:
- a CDS encoding NAD(+) synthase, with amino-acid sequence MTQHGYLKVALTTPKITVGNPKLNVKPIVDLLNQSKAALTLLPELCVAGYSSGDLFYQKSYIDETLEALQEIITKTTYQGVYVLGFPAKIQDVLYNVAAVIQQGKIKGLIPKYFLPNTKEFYEKRWFQSGFQSHFNEVNILGQKVPFGRMIFSDINADISFGVEICQDMWAIQTPGDELALAGAHLMLNLSASTEYVGKPDIRRMTVLDASRKQQGAYLYTSSGPYESTTDVIFSAHKLAASLGELIAESDLFETNEFLYVDVDIEAIRYQRRMDATFRDEQLFQHVSIPKIEVIFLETNDYKFEKDLEQLPFIPKDEEGLRLANELQIRGLLGKLRSLKTAKIVVGISGGLDSALALLVAHQAMKRLGRDTKDIIAVTLPTKITSHATKSDAINLMEGIGVTALEVPIEKDVETHLKGLEHDGSKDITYENVQARIRTLYLMNLANQYNGFVLGTGDMSEIALGWMTFNGDHMSMYNVNAGITKTLVQALIDYHSKNDYKDVGKTLQNILGRPISPELKEGQSTEDSIGKYLINDFILYHFLVSGAGLNKCAWLVERAFNLSKEESMKYSERFFDRFFSQQYKRQVMPEGPKVLQVSLSPRGELRLPSEMKRK; translated from the coding sequence ATGACACAACACGGATATTTAAAAGTTGCACTTACAACACCAAAAATTACCGTTGGTAATCCAAAATTAAATGTAAAACCAATTGTTGATTTATTAAATCAATCAAAGGCTGCTTTAACATTGTTACCTGAGCTATGTGTTGCAGGTTATTCTTCAGGAGATCTCTTTTATCAAAAATCTTATATTGATGAAACTTTAGAAGCACTTCAAGAAATTATTACAAAAACTACTTATCAAGGTGTTTATGTACTTGGTTTTCCTGCTAAAATTCAAGACGTTTTATATAATGTTGCAGCAGTAATTCAACAAGGTAAAATTAAAGGTTTAATACCTAAATATTTCTTACCGAATACAAAAGAGTTTTATGAAAAACGTTGGTTCCAATCAGGATTCCAATCTCATTTTAATGAAGTGAATATTCTAGGTCAAAAGGTACCATTTGGTCGAATGATCTTTAGTGATATAAATGCTGATATTTCATTTGGTGTAGAAATATGTCAGGATATGTGGGCTATACAAACACCTGGTGATGAATTAGCACTTGCTGGTGCGCATTTAATGTTAAATTTATCTGCATCAACTGAATATGTTGGTAAACCAGATATTAGAAGAATGACAGTATTAGATGCGTCAAGAAAACAACAAGGTGCATATCTTTATACATCAAGTGGTCCATATGAATCAACAACTGATGTTATTTTTTCAGCCCATAAACTTGCAGCAAGTTTAGGGGAACTCATTGCTGAATCTGACCTTTTTGAAACAAACGAATTTTTATATGTTGATGTAGATATTGAAGCTATTAGATATCAAAGAAGAATGGATGCTACTTTCCGTGACGAACAACTTTTCCAACATGTTTCAATTCCAAAAATTGAAGTTATTTTTTTAGAGACAAATGATTATAAATTTGAAAAAGATTTAGAGCAATTACCATTTATTCCTAAAGATGAGGAAGGTTTAAGACTTGCGAATGAACTTCAAATTAGAGGTTTATTAGGTAAGTTAAGAAGTTTGAAAACTGCAAAAATCGTCGTTGGTATTTCAGGTGGCTTAGATAGTGCACTAGCACTTTTAGTTGCACATCAAGCGATGAAACGTTTAGGACGTGATACTAAAGATATCATTGCTGTTACTTTACCAACTAAAATTACATCACATGCTACAAAAAGTGATGCAATCAATTTAATGGAAGGTATCGGTGTTACAGCACTTGAGGTTCCAATTGAAAAAGATGTTGAAACACACCTTAAAGGGTTAGAGCATGACGGGTCTAAAGATATTACATATGAAAACGTCCAAGCAAGAATTAGAACACTATATTTAATGAATTTAGCAAATCAATACAATGGTTTTGTTTTAGGGACTGGTGACATGAGTGAGATTGCACTTGGATGGATGACATTCAATGGTGATCATATGAGTATGTATAATGTCAATGCAGGTATTACAAAAACACTCGTGCAAGCATTAATTGATTATCATAGCAAAAATGATTATAAGGACGTTGGAAAGACACTTCAAAATATTTTAGGTCGTCCAATTTCACCCGAGCTTAAAGAAGGCCAATCAACAGAAGATAGTATTGGTAAATATTTAATAAATGATTTTATCCTTTATCATTTCTTAGTGAGTGGTGCAGGATTAAATAAGTGTGCTTGGTTAGTTGAAAGAGCATTTAATTTAAGTAAAGAGGAATCTATGAAATATTCAGAAAGATTCTTCGATAGATTTTTCTCTCAACAATATAAACGCCAAGTGATGCCAGAAGGACCAAAAGTTTTACAAGTATCTTTATCACCAAGAGGTGAATTAAGATTACCTTCTGAAATGAAAAGAAAGTAA
- the mnmA gene encoding tRNA 2-thiouridine(34) synthase MnmA, translating to MENKKKKVLVGLSGGVDSSVAALLLLRQGYDVEAVFMRNWDSATNMDFRGNPTLYDETCEQEKDYQDAKKVADHLGITLHRVDFIHEYWDRVFSYFIDEYNKNRTPNPDVLCNNEIKFKAFVDYSVKFNPDYIAMGHYAQIDHSGKYPRLLRAHDNNKDQTYFLSQLREDQLKNVLFPIGHLDKKEVRKLAEEAGLITAMKKDSTGICFIGERHFNEFLSNYLPAKAGDMRRLDGTYIKPHYGLMNYTIGQRKGLGIGGSHESTDAWFVVGKDLLTNTLFVEPGFEHPYAYSDSAIITDVVWRGEKRSGKFTAKFRYRQPDQDIELTWLDDHTIRVDYPQKIRAVTPGQVCAIYDGEECVGSGFIHEVYSQGEKRLYS from the coding sequence ATGGAAAACAAAAAGAAAAAAGTATTAGTGGGTTTATCTGGTGGGGTTGATTCATCAGTTGCTGCACTGCTTTTACTACGTCAAGGTTATGATGTAGAAGCAGTGTTTATGCGAAACTGGGATTCTGCAACCAATATGGATTTTAGAGGCAATCCGACCTTATATGATGAAACCTGCGAACAAGAAAAAGATTATCAAGATGCTAAAAAGGTTGCTGACCATTTAGGCATTACCTTACATAGAGTTGACTTCATTCATGAATATTGGGATCGTGTTTTCTCTTATTTTATTGATGAATACAATAAAAATAGAACACCGAATCCTGATGTCTTATGTAACAATGAAATTAAATTTAAAGCATTTGTTGATTATTCAGTAAAATTTAATCCAGATTATATTGCTATGGGACATTATGCACAAATTGATCATAGCGGTAAATATCCAAGATTATTAAGAGCACATGATAACAATAAAGATCAAACATATTTCTTATCACAACTGCGTGAAGATCAATTAAAGAATGTGTTATTCCCAATTGGGCACTTAGATAAGAAAGAAGTTAGAAAACTTGCAGAAGAAGCAGGTTTAATCACTGCAATGAAAAAAGATTCAACAGGTATCTGTTTCATTGGTGAAAGACATTTTAATGAATTTTTATCAAACTATTTACCCGCTAAAGCTGGTGATATGAGAAGACTTGATGGCACATACATCAAGCCACATTATGGTTTAATGAACTACACAATCGGACAAAGAAAAGGTTTAGGTATTGGTGGATCTCATGAATCAACTGATGCCTGGTTTGTAGTAGGTAAAGATTTATTAACAAATACACTTTTTGTTGAACCTGGATTTGAACATCCATATGCCTACAGTGATTCTGCGATAATTACAGATGTTGTTTGGCGTGGTGAAAAAAGAAGTGGTAAATTTACAGCTAAATTTAGATATCGTCAACCAGACCAAGATATTGAATTAACTTGGTTAGATGATCATACAATTCGTGTCGATTATCCACAAAAAATCAGAGCAGTGACACCTGGACAAGTCTGTGCAATTTATGATGGTGAAGAATGTGTTGGTTCAGGTTTTATTCATGAAGTATACTCACAAGGGGAAAAACGTCTTTACAGCTAA
- the recD2 gene encoding SF1B family DNA helicase RecD2: MSEKVKGYIKSYIYRNDENGYVIAKLETDNKENLTIVGYFPLLNEEIMYEFTGELTNHIKYGKQFKVESWERLVDTTESGLVRYLSSDDFSGIGPKTAEKIVDLLGMDAVKLIIEDADVLAPILNPIKRVSLRKTLIEKENEYRTYVALNEYELSQRIIRKLYTQYGNQTLDIINQDPFRLMYEVDRIGFIKAAGIAEKIGIPKDDIRTVKAAITHILKTTAASEGNLYVDYDELKLKTDKLLNLELDYKEAIEDLISEKRIIEENGNYFLKSIHWTEIEIAKKVRNFIQKEKRNLDKDLLDLLLTQIAIQKSIDYTERQREAILEAMVNPISIITGGPGTGKTTLIDGLLSLYASYHKINLKNPDARDQIALMAPTGRAAKRMKEILKFEARTIHSHLGIYDLENNSMQYGHLIQDLIIVDEASMIDIFLAERLISAIHDDAQIIIVGDEDQLPSVGPGNVLADLIASNQIPVIRLNEIHRQAKDSHIIKLAREVNNQNLTNEEFISHQDVIFYNGDAATIKRVIINQIKGAIEKGYDLIEDIQVLIPQYKGDLGIDVMNHEIQKNFNKNYQKGVSVTYGDKTYYEGDKVIQLLNDNEKHIMNGDIGVVEKIFKNEKGLPVLQIKFDETVVFYEQSDLENLNLAYVISIHKSQGSEYKIVFLPIMRSYLHMLKKELIYTAITRAKKFLFIMGDMNLLKYAANQLVETRRTKLKDRLLIKDNSIFDLDVEEDLEDEDPTAGLSPYDFMN; this comes from the coding sequence ATGAGTGAAAAAGTAAAAGGTTATATCAAATCATATATATATAGAAACGATGAAAATGGATATGTCATCGCAAAACTCGAAACCGACAATAAGGAGAATTTAACTATTGTCGGTTATTTTCCATTGCTTAACGAAGAAATTATGTATGAATTTACAGGTGAACTCACTAATCATATTAAATATGGTAAACAATTTAAAGTTGAAAGTTGGGAACGTTTAGTTGATACAACAGAAAGTGGATTAGTTCGTTATTTATCAAGCGATGATTTTTCAGGCATTGGTCCAAAAACAGCAGAAAAAATCGTTGATTTATTAGGTATGGATGCAGTTAAATTAATTATTGAAGATGCAGATGTGTTAGCACCAATTTTAAATCCTATCAAACGTGTATCTTTGAGAAAAACATTAATTGAAAAAGAAAACGAATATCGTACATATGTCGCATTAAACGAATATGAATTATCTCAAAGAATTATTCGAAAACTTTACACACAATATGGTAATCAAACGTTAGATATTATCAATCAAGATCCATTTAGATTAATGTATGAAGTTGATCGTATAGGTTTTATTAAAGCAGCAGGTATTGCTGAAAAAATTGGTATACCAAAAGATGATATCAGAACAGTGAAGGCTGCAATCACACATATCTTAAAAACAACAGCAGCATCTGAAGGTAATCTTTATGTTGATTACGATGAATTAAAATTAAAAACAGACAAGCTTTTAAATTTAGAGTTAGATTATAAAGAAGCAATAGAAGATTTAATTTCAGAAAAAAGAATTATTGAAGAAAATGGAAACTATTTCTTAAAATCAATTCACTGGACTGAAATAGAAATTGCTAAAAAAGTACGTAACTTTATTCAAAAAGAAAAGAGAAACTTGGATAAAGATTTACTTGACTTATTACTTACACAGATTGCAATTCAAAAGAGCATTGATTATACTGAACGTCAAAGAGAAGCCATTTTAGAAGCAATGGTCAATCCTATCTCAATTATTACAGGTGGACCGGGTACAGGTAAAACAACTTTAATCGATGGTTTACTATCTCTTTATGCAAGTTATCATAAGATTAATCTTAAAAACCCTGACGCAAGAGATCAAATTGCATTAATGGCACCTACCGGGCGTGCTGCAAAAAGAATGAAAGAAATACTTAAATTTGAAGCAAGAACAATTCATTCACATTTAGGTATCTATGATTTAGAAAATAACAGTATGCAATATGGTCACTTAATTCAAGATTTAATCATTGTTGACGAAGCATCAATGATTGATATCTTCTTAGCAGAACGTTTAATTTCTGCGATTCATGATGATGCACAAATCATTATTGTTGGTGATGAAGATCAATTACCTTCTGTAGGTCCTGGTAATGTTCTAGCAGATTTAATTGCTAGCAATCAAATTCCAGTAATCAGATTAAATGAAATCCATCGTCAAGCGAAAGATTCACACATTATCAAACTCGCTAGAGAAGTTAATAACCAAAACTTAACAAATGAAGAATTTATTTCACACCAAGATGTCATTTTTTATAATGGTGATGCTGCAACAATTAAACGTGTGATCATTAATCAAATTAAAGGTGCGATTGAAAAAGGTTATGACTTAATCGAAGATATTCAAGTATTAATTCCTCAATATAAAGGTGATCTTGGAATTGATGTTATGAATCATGAAATTCAGAAAAATTTCAATAAGAATTATCAAAAAGGTGTATCAGTCACCTATGGTGATAAAACGTATTATGAAGGTGATAAAGTAATTCAACTCTTAAACGATAATGAGAAACACATCATGAATGGTGATATTGGTGTTGTGGAAAAAATCTTTAAAAATGAAAAAGGTTTACCCGTGTTACAAATTAAATTTGATGAAACAGTTGTATTTTATGAACAATCTGATTTAGAGAATTTAAATTTAGCTTATGTCATTTCAATTCATAAATCTCAAGGTTCAGAGTATAAAATTGTATTCTTACCAATTATGAGAAGTTACTTACATATGTTAAAAAAAGAACTTATTTATACAGCGATTACGCGTGCTAAGAAATTCTTATTTATCATGGGTGATATGAATCTATTAAAATATGCTGCAAATCAACTCGTTGAAACAAGAAGAACTAAATTAAAAGATCGTTTATTAATTAAAGATAATTCAATCTTTGATTTAGATGTTGAAGAAGATTTAGAAGATGAAGATCCAACAGCTGGATTAAGTCCATATGACTTTATGAACTAA
- a CDS encoding alpha/beta hydrolase-fold protein has translation MNLVDIMKLESYDNPAIGQKLQYTVYIPQEKRDKYKLFIFMHGSGERGEDGLKPIMYHAKIAKMIIEHPVYGKETIIIAPQVPTEQRWMPLEDVFKGTYRYATNQPTPIQLIFNDFLENELFKRYPIDKHHVYMGGISMGGSGIMDYITRYPDMFAAVIPICGTLDITQLETYKKTPMWLFHSSDDTTVSYVPFRDGAKVLMEMGAPVRYTEYNDTGHPSWHRAYETEGLLDWLFSHSK, from the coding sequence ATGAACTTAGTCGATATAATGAAATTAGAATCTTATGATAATCCAGCAATTGGACAAAAACTGCAATACACAGTTTATATACCTCAAGAAAAACGAGATAAATATAAACTTTTCATCTTTATGCATGGTTCAGGAGAACGTGGTGAAGATGGTCTAAAACCTATTATGTATCACGCTAAAATAGCAAAAATGATTATTGAACATCCAGTATATGGAAAAGAAACAATTATCATTGCACCTCAAGTTCCAACCGAACAAAGATGGATGCCTTTAGAAGATGTCTTTAAAGGTACCTATCGTTATGCAACAAATCAGCCAACACCAATTCAGTTAATCTTTAATGATTTCTTAGAAAACGAACTTTTTAAACGTTATCCAATTGATAAACACCATGTTTACATGGGTGGTATTTCAATGGGTGGATCTGGTATTATGGATTACATTACAAGATATCCAGATATGTTTGCGGCAGTTATTCCAATTTGCGGTACACTTGATATCACTCAACTTGAAACATATAAGAAAACACCAATGTGGTTATTCCATTCAAGTGATGATACAACCGTAAGCTATGTACCATTTAGAGATGGTGCGAAAGTTTTAATGGAAATGGGAGCACCTGTTAGATATACTGAGTATAATGACACAGGTCATCCTTCATGGCATAGAGCTTACGAAACTGAAGGTTTACTTGATTGGTTATTCTCACATTCAAAATAA
- a CDS encoding prephenate dehydratase, whose protein sequence is MKKVVTLGPAGTYSEIATKKLLKVLNMDAKILFEPSIDFCFEKFKETDYLVLPLENSIDGYIQRTLDLLNSNEHYYINKELSIPITFSLVSNEVSMDEIETVYVQFKTQNQCLNFFHQFKHLKFVITDSNVQSLNLHLKNPKKTAAVVPTHLVSNKHQLVINHIEDELTNQTRFVLIEKKLWEERVEKNLKVLLVLSPNVDRPGLLYNLLGTFAKHNINLSSIMSRPKKDKIGTYHFFLELNLQSKNLKELLQTLKNSIDLNIKILGVYA, encoded by the coding sequence TTGAAAAAGGTTGTCACACTAGGTCCTGCAGGAACATACTCAGAAATTGCAACTAAAAAATTATTAAAAGTCTTAAATATGGATGCTAAGATCCTTTTTGAACCAAGTATTGATTTTTGTTTTGAAAAATTTAAAGAAACGGATTATTTAGTGCTTCCACTAGAAAATTCAATTGATGGATACATTCAACGAACGTTAGATTTATTGAACTCAAATGAACATTATTATATTAATAAAGAACTCTCAATTCCTATCACATTTTCACTTGTATCAAATGAAGTTTCAATGGATGAGATAGAGACAGTTTATGTGCAGTTTAAAACTCAAAACCAATGTTTAAACTTCTTCCATCAATTTAAACATTTGAAATTTGTTATTACAGATTCAAACGTTCAATCATTAAATCTTCATCTAAAGAATCCGAAAAAAACTGCAGCTGTTGTTCCAACCCATTTAGTTTCAAATAAACATCAACTCGTAATCAATCATATTGAAGATGAACTAACAAATCAAACACGATTTGTTTTAATCGAGAAAAAATTATGGGAAGAAAGAGTTGAAAAAAATTTAAAAGTCTTATTGGTACTTTCACCGAATGTTGATAGACCAGGTTTACTTTATAACCTACTTGGGACTTTCGCAAAACACAACATCAACCTCTCCTCAATTATGTCTCGACCTAAAAAAGATAAAATTGGTACATATCACTTCTTCTTAGAATTAAATCTTCAATCAAAAAACTTAAAAGAGTTGTTACAAACACTTAAAAACTCAATCGATCTAAATATAAAAATATTAGGAGTATACGCATGA
- a CDS encoding VOC family protein: MMKVKGIHHISAISGHAQENVDFYSSFLSLKMAVKTLNFDQYNIYHLYYTNGNYDLGSGLTYFPWKSHYKQGEVGAGQVTTVIVSIPKGSMNFWMNRLNKFMIPYDLLKRFGETRIHFRDQHGLAIELVESDLKVENIYTFNGVEKESAITGIYGALLSSNDFEKTSEFLEDVLGLEKLVEDSVYIRYQGSNEIGKYIELSKLTLPQGISGKGTYHHIAFEVSEPLEVWHQYLTSKGIEVTEIKDRHFFKSIYMREPGGIMIELAATGPGFEKSDTNNPELYIPEQFKQYEAQVKSELFPLFIREVDRLQNYTYQNLEEFNTFDSHQKLLSEINRLARKSKSEGLTEEETIYRNELRRKYVESITGMIVQNLENVKVEDENKEFQQLKRKKVSQKE; this comes from the coding sequence ATGATGAAAGTTAAAGGTATCCATCACATCTCAGCAATAAGTGGACATGCACAAGAAAATGTAGATTTCTACAGTTCTTTTTTATCACTTAAAATGGCTGTTAAAACACTCAATTTTGATCAATATAACATTTATCATTTATATTATACAAATGGTAATTACGATTTAGGTTCAGGTTTAACTTATTTTCCATGGAAGAGTCACTATAAACAAGGAGAAGTTGGTGCCGGTCAAGTTACAACAGTTATTGTATCTATTCCAAAAGGTTCAATGAATTTTTGGATGAATCGATTAAATAAATTTATGATCCCTTATGATTTATTAAAAAGATTTGGAGAAACTAGAATACATTTTAGAGATCAACATGGACTTGCAATTGAACTTGTAGAATCTGATTTAAAAGTAGAAAACATTTATACATTTAATGGTGTTGAAAAAGAATCAGCAATCACAGGTATTTATGGTGCATTATTAAGCAGTAATGATTTTGAAAAAACAAGTGAATTTTTAGAAGATGTTCTAGGGTTAGAAAAGTTAGTTGAAGATTCAGTTTATATAAGATACCAAGGTTCAAATGAGATTGGTAAATATATAGAATTATCAAAACTTACACTTCCTCAAGGTATTTCTGGAAAAGGAACATATCATCATATTGCATTTGAAGTCTCAGAACCATTAGAAGTTTGGCATCAATATCTAACATCTAAAGGTATTGAAGTTACAGAAATAAAAGATAGACATTTTTTCAAATCCATCTATATGAGAGAACCAGGTGGTATCATGATAGAACTCGCAGCAACTGGCCCAGGATTTGAGAAATCTGATACAAATAATCCAGAACTTTATATCCCAGAACAATTTAAACAATATGAAGCACAAGTTAAAAGTGAATTGTTCCCATTGTTTATTAGAGAAGTCGATCGACTACAAAACTATACTTATCAAAATTTAGAAGAATTCAATACATTTGATAGTCATCAGAAATTGCTTTCTGAAATTAATAGACTTGCAAGAAAATCAAAATCAGAAGGTTTAACTGAAGAAGAAACAATTTATCGAAATGAACTTAGACGTAAGTATGTAGAAAGTATCACTGGGATGATTGTTCAAAATCTTGAAAATGTAAAAGTTGAAGATGAGAATAAGGAATTCCAACAATTAAAACGTAAGAAAGTTTCGCAGAAAGAGTAA
- a CDS encoding MarR family winged helix-turn-helix transcriptional regulator has protein sequence MNYKEELKSMTILFKAFQSVEAFAKKDIAKYGMNPTEFAALEALYHKGRLPVQGMCQKVLIANSSMTYVLDKLQEKKLIERIQDSTDKRTFYVELTGSGKKLADDIFPKHYEVMRQVFEVLTAEEKKMLGELLKKVGFNALDMADSIE, from the coding sequence ATGAATTATAAAGAAGAACTTAAATCAATGACCATTCTATTTAAAGCATTTCAATCAGTTGAAGCTTTCGCTAAAAAAGATATTGCTAAATATGGAATGAATCCAACTGAATTTGCTGCACTAGAAGCACTGTATCATAAAGGTAGACTACCTGTCCAAGGTATGTGTCAAAAAGTACTTATTGCAAACTCTTCAATGACTTATGTACTTGATAAGCTTCAAGAGAAGAAATTAATCGAAAGAATTCAAGATTCTACAGATAAACGTACATTTTATGTTGAACTGACAGGATCTGGAAAAAAACTTGCTGATGATATTTTCCCTAAACATTATGAAGTTATGAGACAAGTCTTTGAAGTACTTACTGCCGAAGAAAAGAAAATGCTTGGTGAACTCCTTAAAAAAGTAGGATTCAATGCATTGGATATGGCGGATAGTATCGAATGA
- a CDS encoding alpha/beta hydrolase yields the protein MIHYFEKGSNDKLMILFHGTGGDEYDLVPLAKMIDKDASILSLRGNVSEGGMFRFFRRYPNGTFDYENIDHEIKVISNFLKDTYQKYHIDELKKIGLGFSNGANMIQSIIQEENGVFDSAILLSPVYVNDKKDFIDLKNLPIYLSTSQFDSFTTVDKTLKLEAALKEAHAKLKMVWHQNGHTIPQSVLKDLIIWYQEL from the coding sequence ATGATTCACTATTTTGAAAAAGGTAGTAACGATAAGTTAATGATTCTTTTCCACGGAACTGGTGGAGATGAATATGATTTAGTACCACTTGCCAAAATGATTGATAAAGATGCATCAATCTTAAGTTTAAGAGGTAATGTATCAGAAGGTGGTATGTTTAGATTCTTTAGAAGATATCCAAATGGTACATTTGATTATGAGAATATTGATCATGAAATCAAAGTGATTTCTAATTTTCTAAAAGATACTTATCAAAAATATCATATTGATGAACTTAAAAAAATAGGACTTGGATTTTCCAATGGTGCGAATATGATTCAAAGTATCATTCAAGAGGAAAATGGTGTTTTTGATTCGGCAATACTATTAAGTCCTGTGTATGTAAATGATAAAAAAGATTTTATTGATCTTAAGAACTTACCAATTTATTTATCCACTTCACAATTTGATAGTTTTACAACGGTAGATAAAACACTAAAGTTAGAAGCAGCATTAAAAGAAGCACACGCTAAATTAAAAATGGTTTGGCATCAAAATGGACATACCATTCCACAAAGTGTGTTAAAAGACTTAATTATTTGGTATCAAGAATTATGA
- a CDS encoding bis(5'-nucleosyl)-tetraphosphatase, whose product MVKEVSAGAIVYTKTEDGKTLYLLIQHKLGGHFSFPKGHIEKNESVIDTAKREVYEETGIMFDFVSDKMKVNTYLMPNGVYKDVYYFLGKAISTKITKQDSEVAVAGWYTKDQVFKYLTYDNDKKIFIQLAGKVEN is encoded by the coding sequence ATGGTAAAAGAAGTATCTGCTGGAGCGATTGTCTACACAAAAACAGAAGATGGTAAAACATTATATCTTTTAATTCAGCATAAACTAGGTGGTCATTTTTCATTCCCAAAAGGGCATATTGAAAAGAATGAATCTGTGATTGATACTGCTAAAAGAGAAGTATATGAAGAAACTGGTATTATGTTTGACTTTGTTTCAGACAAAATGAAAGTGAATACATATTTGATGCCAAATGGTGTATATAAAGATGTTTACTATTTTTTAGGAAAAGCAATTAGTACAAAAATCACTAAACAAGATAGTGAAGTAGCAGTTGCTGGATGGTATACAAAAGACCAAGTATTTAAATACTTAACATATGATAACGATAAAAAAATATTTATTCAGCTTGCGGGGAAGGTAGAGAATTAA
- a CDS encoding rhamnogalacturonan acetylesterase — MRIHIIGDSTAAPKQLHARPETGWGEKFYLFFNEEVEILNHAFNGKSTRSFIAEKRFEEVMRVIQKGDVLIMQFGHNDSKIEDPLRYADPYDAYPKKLEFMIKETKEKGAFPIVLSSVSRRHFKSKHRVNKKNVIVYPMIAKQVAKREKVVFFDIFKKTRKLYEYFGWDLSRKLFLHIHKAEHKNYPEGIYDDTHFNDLGAMVVASLVAEELYFTKQDHPLKDYILVENLINRIDVKRAINV, encoded by the coding sequence ATGCGTATTCATATTATAGGGGATTCGACTGCAGCACCAAAACAATTACATGCAAGACCAGAAACCGGATGGGGTGAAAAGTTTTACTTATTCTTTAATGAAGAAGTAGAAATTTTAAATCATGCATTTAATGGTAAATCAACACGCTCTTTCATTGCAGAAAAAAGATTTGAAGAAGTGATGCGTGTGATTCAAAAAGGTGATGTATTAATTATGCAATTTGGGCATAATGATTCAAAAATAGAAGATCCTTTAAGGTATGCAGATCCATATGATGCATACCCGAAAAAATTAGAATTTATGATTAAAGAAACGAAAGAAAAAGGTGCATTTCCGATTGTTTTATCATCTGTTTCTAGAAGACACTTTAAATCTAAACATAGAGTTAACAAAAAGAATGTAATTGTTTATCCAATGATTGCAAAACAAGTGGCTAAACGTGAAAAAGTCGTTTTCTTCGATATCTTTAAGAAAACAAGAAAGCTTTATGAATATTTTGGATGGGATTTATCAAGAAAACTCTTCCTTCATATCCATAAAGCTGAACATAAAAATTATCCAGAAGGGATTTATGACGATACGCATTTTAATGATTTAGGTGCAATGGTTGTAGCAAGTCTTGTTGCAGAAGAATTGTATTTCACTAAACAAGACCATCCATTAAAAGACTATATATTAGTTGAAAACCTCATCAATAGAATCGACGTCAAACGTGCGATAAATGTATAA